The Streptococcus marmotae genome contains the following window.
TAGCCGATTGATAGCCGAAGGGGATTTATTTGTCCCGTTAAAGGGAGCAAGAGACGGTCATGATTTTATTCCAGTAGCTGTTGAAAATGGCTGTGCTATTACCTTTTCTGAAAAAGAAGTAGCGGCTCCCCATATTTTAGTTGAAGACTGTCTGCTTGCATTTCAGGCTTTAGCGGCTTACTATCTTGAGAAAATGCAGGTCCAAGTGATAGCCGTGACAGGTTCAAATGGCAAAACGACGACGAAAGATATGATTCATGATATTCTAGCGACGACTTTTTCCACCTATAAAACCCAAGGAAATTACAATAATGAAATTGGATTGCCCTATACGGTTCTTCATATGCCGGACAATACTGAAAAACTCGTTCTTGAAATGGGACAGGATCATCTGGGAGATATTCATCTCTTGTCTGAAATTGCAAAGCCCAGTCTTGCTGTGATTACACTCTTTGGTGAAGCTCACTTGGAATTTTTTGGATCACGAGAGCAGATTGCACAAGGAAAATTACAGATTGCAGATGGAATGCCAGCTGGAGCAACCTTGTTGCTACCAAATGATTCAATTGGGGACGCCTACCTTCCTAGCAAGCAGCAGCTTGTTCGCTTTGGAGAAGGAGGAGAGATTTATCTCACCAGCTTGTCAGAAAATAAAACTAGTCTGACGTTTACAACCAACTTTATTGACGGTGCCATCACCCTCCCTGTAACAGGTAAGTATAATGCTACCAATGCTATGGTAGCAAGCTATGTGGGAAAATGTCTCGGTATTTCAGATGAAGCGATTAAAGTGGCTTTAGCCCAATTACAACTGACTCGTAACCGAACAGAATGGAAAAAAGCGGGAAATGGGGCAGATATTTTAAGCGATGTCTACAATGCCAATCCGACAGCCATGCGGTTGATTTTAGAAACCTTCTCAAGTATTCCAGCTAATGATAATGGGAAAAAAATAGCCGTTTTGGCGGATATGAAAGAATTGGGTGACCAGTCTGTTGCTCTGCACCAAAAAATGATAACCAGTCTGTCACCAGATTATCTGGATACGCTTTTCTTTTACGGACAAGATATAGAAGGCTTGGCTCAATTGGCTTCCCAGATGTTTCCAATTGGAAAAGTGTATTTCTTTAGGAAAAATGAAGCAGAAGACCAGTTTGAGGAGCTTGTTGCGCGTGTCCTCGAATGTGTTGGGGCTCAGGATCAGATTTTACTCAAAGGCAGTAATTCCATGCACCTTGATCAGCTAGTAGTAGCACTGGAGAACAGATAATCAAGTATAGAAACGATTTTATCTGTCATCAGATAAGATGAAGGCGAATGGGGAGTTTGCTCTCAGTTCGTAAAAGGAAAAGCAATATGAAAGAATTTTTTACGGATCAGCCTGGTTTTCCACCTGAAATTGGCTTTTCTGAACATTTGTATTTAGTATTAGGTCTGATTTTAGTGATATATGGTGCTATCAAGTATCATGAAAATCAGAAGTGGCAGCGAACTTTTAAGGGACTTCAAGTGCTTCAACTAGTTCTGCTCTATGGCTGGTATCTAGCGATATCAGCATCACTTTCTGGAGCGTTACCGCTCTATCATTGCCGGATGGCGATGTTTGTGCTTTTGCTCGCACGAGATGAGTCATCCTATAAGGAATATTTTTCCTTGATGGGGGTGTTTGGTTCTATTGTCGCCCTTCTCTATCCAGTCTTTGATCCCTTTCCTTGGTTTCATGTGACGATTTTTTCCTTTATTGTGGGTCATTTGGCTCTCTTGGGAAATGCCTTGAACTATCTTTTGCGCCAGTCTACCTACCAATTAACCTTAGAAAAGATTGCGATGTTGACCTTCGGTATCAATACCTTTATTCTGATAGTAGATGTGGTAACTGGTGGAGATTATGGTTTTTTACGCAAGTTACCCTTACTAGGTGATTTTGGACTTGTCAAGAATTACTTGATTGAATCTATTCTCTTCACGCTGATTTTAACTGCCTTATCTAAGTTGTTTCATGTGGTGCAGGCAGCTCATCAAGTAGAAAAACAAGATTATGAAAGAAGCTGAAAGGCTTCGCTAAATTCTCAAACTAGCTTCCATAGCCTCTTAAAGTGGCATTTAGTCTGATAAAAACGTTAAAAACCAGTGGAAATCTATGTCAGAGTAAGTTCCACTGGTTTTTATAATTGTTGATTTCATGGCTTTTTTAGGCGAATGGTAGTTGGAAAAAGAGCGCACAAAATCCCCTCATCTGAAAGCGTTTCAGATTAAGTTCCGCTATGGTGGAAGTTAGTGTGAGACGTTTGAGTGGATTTTATTCGGTTCGTTTTTAGGATTTATGTTGCAATACTTTAGGAGACTGGCAGACGTCTTCAGCGGGAATTAAGGAAATACCGAGAAGCTTAGCCAGTTCTTCGTCATAGGTAAACGTAAAAAGTTCATAAGCTGACTTTCCATTCAAAGCAGCGCGTTTCACGCTATTGACATGCGAACAGACCAGGTTGATATCGTCCTGAGTTAAGGTATCAAAGCTCGTTCCTTTAGGGAGAATATCTCGCATAAGGGTATGATTCTTCTCGATTCTTGCTTTCTGGTCAGACCGGTTAGGGTCACAGAAGAAGAGACTTACCTCTCCTCTCACGTCCATTTCAATATCATCGACTCTAGCGAACTCTCCGCCATTATCGGTAAGAATGACAGGAAAGATTTCGAAGAAATCTCTCTCAGTCTCATAAAGTGTATTCTTTATGGCATAGAGATGCTTAGCGACTTCAGCGGCAGTTTTATTGTCCAGAAGTCTAGCGAAGATAAAGTTACAGAAAGAGACATTGAAAGTGAGGAGTAGTTTCCCACCAATACGCCCCATAACCGTGTCCATTTCTAACCAAGAAGTTAGTTGGTTATGGGTCAAATACTTTTGGAAGTCCTCATAAGACCGTCCTTTTTTCGCTTCTTTAGGGATAGAAGGTAGAGTCGATTTGCGTCTTTCTTTGAATTTTACGGCCCTAGCGAGATCAATAGGAGCGATAGAAAGATATCCTTTACGGATGTGTCGATAGACGGTTGAGGAGCTGACATCAAGGTTATGAGTTTTAAGGATGTGATAGATGTGTTGTCCCTTTCTCACCCCATCTGAAATGATTTTATCCATGTCCCAGAAGGTTTGAGAATTGAGAGGTGTTCCTTCACGAGCCTCAATGAGAGTTTGTTCGTATTGTTTTTGAGCTTGTTTAGCGAAATAGAATATTTTTTTATAGCCACAATTTCGTCTTCTCTTAGGGCAAGCGTTACAGACAAAAGGAGCCTTATCAAGGAGAGGACAAGGAAGCCCATCACTAGTAGATGTTCTGATCTGTCTATTACGTTTGACTTCTTTGGAAACAGTAGTAGGATCTTTAA
Protein-coding sequences here:
- a CDS encoding IS30 family transposase, translated to MTKYKHLTLSDRNDIQIGLERGESFKAIAQFILKDPTTVSKEVKRNRQIRTSTSDGLPCPLLDKAPFVCNACPKRRRNCGYKKIFYFAKQAQKQYEQTLIEAREGTPLNSQTFWDMDKIISDGVRKGQHIYHILKTHNLDVSSSTVYRHIRKGYLSIAPIDLARAVKFKERRKSTLPSIPKEAKKGRSYEDFQKYLTHNQLTSWLEMDTVMGRIGGKLLLTFNVSFCNFIFARLLDNKTAAEVAKHLYAIKNTLYETERDFFEIFPVILTDNGGEFARVDDIEMDVRGEVSLFFCDPNRSDQKARIEKNHTLMRDILPKGTSFDTLTQDDINLVCSHVNSVKRAALNGKSAYELFTFTYDEELAKLLGISLIPAEDVCQSPKVLQHKS
- a CDS encoding UDP-N-acetylmuramoyl-tripeptide--D-alanyl-D-alanine ligase, coding for MKVTIYEVARVVGAKNDVTVYEDGPLNKVEFDSRLIAEGDLFVPLKGARDGHDFIPVAVENGCAITFSEKEVAAPHILVEDCLLAFQALAAYYLEKMQVQVIAVTGSNGKTTTKDMIHDILATTFSTYKTQGNYNNEIGLPYTVLHMPDNTEKLVLEMGQDHLGDIHLLSEIAKPSLAVITLFGEAHLEFFGSREQIAQGKLQIADGMPAGATLLLPNDSIGDAYLPSKQQLVRFGEGGEIYLTSLSENKTSLTFTTNFIDGAITLPVTGKYNATNAMVASYVGKCLGISDEAIKVALAQLQLTRNRTEWKKAGNGADILSDVYNANPTAMRLILETFSSIPANDNGKKIAVLADMKELGDQSVALHQKMITSLSPDYLDTLFFYGQDIEGLAQLASQMFPIGKVYFFRKNEAEDQFEELVARVLECVGAQDQILLKGSNSMHLDQLVVALENR
- a CDS encoding YwaF family protein, producing the protein MKEFFTDQPGFPPEIGFSEHLYLVLGLILVIYGAIKYHENQKWQRTFKGLQVLQLVLLYGWYLAISASLSGALPLYHCRMAMFVLLLARDESSYKEYFSLMGVFGSIVALLYPVFDPFPWFHVTIFSFIVGHLALLGNALNYLLRQSTYQLTLEKIAMLTFGINTFILIVDVVTGGDYGFLRKLPLLGDFGLVKNYLIESILFTLILTALSKLFHVVQAAHQVEKQDYERS